The Panicum virgatum strain AP13 chromosome 3N, P.virgatum_v5, whole genome shotgun sequence genome includes the window aacttgaTCATCCAATTGCCATCATACCAAGAGGATTCTATAAGATGTCCTGAAATTTCAGGTGCACTTATCATGATCCAGAAGATGTTCCAGAGGCAATTGATAACACGATGCAGGATCTGCAGCTTGAGTACTTAGATCTTTTACCTAGTAAGTTAAATAGTACTATTTTTCATTTGCAGAACAAATTCTTCTTACTTCTGAAAACAGCTTAAATTGTGACGCTCCTCATTTCCCCCACAATATTTCACTGATCCTTCATAGGTCCACGGTCCAGTTTGTGTAAAGAAAGGAACTAGGTTGAGTGTCGAAAACATCCTCAAGCCTGAATGCCTGATATACCTGCTACATGGAAAACAATGGAGAAACTATACAGTTCAGGCAAAGCTCATGCCATTGGCGTGAGCAATTTCTCCTACAAGAAGCTGGAAGACTTGCTCGCCGTTGCATGTGTACCACCAGCAGTCAACCAGGTCGAGTGCCGCCCAGTTTGGCAACAAGAGAAGCTCCCGCAAGCTTTGCCAGTCAAAGGGCATCCATTCTATTGTCGTATGCATCCCTAAAATACAGACAATGCACTAAAGTAGTGTACGTTAAAAAGTATGATTAGTTGCTTGCGGACAACAAATGAGGACATATACGAGTCTTTTCATGCCACtataaaaaataactaaaattATAGAGGAGTAGAGTAGAGCGCTACTACTCTGCATGTCCCTGAAAGTGAGCCCTGCAAATTGTTGCTCTATAAGCCCAATAAGATTCCGGGAACAGCAACCAAACGGGAAAACAATTACAGAAAGCAACACAAGTCAGTCGGATCCAGCTGGAAGATGCAAACAGCTGAACACTAGTCTATGGAGGAAGTGCTCAGTCAAGCcaagtcaaaaaaaaatttgtgggAAACCTCACCAACGTACAAGTGTGCACGTGAACGAGTCCTAGAACGTAGTAAACAATAATTAGCTAGCAGCAGTCCTATAGTATACATAAAATTAAGGATATGAACGAGGGATCTACCTTTGCATCTCCTTCTCTGAATGGGTAGAGTAGCATTCCTCCTTTCAGAAGCAAAGAGTTGGTTTGGGAGGAGGGTGAGCTGCATTGAGCTAGGATGGGTTTCTCAGAGGCAGTGCAATGGTGGGAGGAGTGGCAGATCCGAGTCCTCGCCCTGGGCAGCCTCTTCCTGCAGTACTTCCTCTACTTTGCTGCCCCTCTGCGTAAGCGTTGCATCCCATCTTGGTTCAGGTTCATAATCTGGTTGGCCTACCTAGGCAGCGATGCTCTAGCGATATACGCGCTGGCTGCCCTCTTCAACCGCCATAAGAAGCAAGAATGGGTTTCTACCCACCGCGATGACGCCAGATTGGAGGCGTTATGGGCGCCCATCCTGTTGGTGCACCTGGGTGGGGTGGACTCCATAACAGCCTATAACATCGAAGACAATGAGTTGTGGAGACGGCATGTCCTAACAGCAGTATCTCAGGTTCGTGCAACAACTATACATTAAGGAGGCgtaggggtgcaaattggtgatccttaggtgcacctctaaccctttttaattcaaaattttgtacaaatttttcaaaatgagatttgattttggagaagtagtacaaaattttaaattaaagagGGTTCgagtgcacctaagggtcactaATTAACACCTCTAAGGAGGCGACATGTCCACTAACCTATTAATCAAACCATGTACTATATATGTGTTCTAATCCATTATTATCTCTCCAGTAGTATATATATTTCGTATCTTCTCCTCCCTTATGTCTAGGTACTAGATGCATGTATGCATATATTTCCCATGGGAATTACCTCTTAATCGGTGATTAGTATAGAATTTATGAATGAAAATTTTATATGGATGTATATTTTCTACAGAGTCCGAGCCTCGTATATATAGATTTATGAATAAGACGTAAGTACATGTTAGAGTTTTTTGTGGGTATGGTTCTTGCGACTGGGCGGTGGAACATAATTGAAGCATTCCATTTTTCTTCCAGACAAATAATATGTAATTACACACACAGTGTAGATGCTATCTCACTTCCGTCTCCCACTTTGTCTGATCAGGCCGCTGTAGCCATGTACGTGTTCCAAAAGTCATGGACAGGCGGGGACAGGAGATTTGTTGCAAGCAGCGATTTTGATTTTCCTCGCGGGGATCCTCAAAGTGCTTCGCGAAGCCGGTGGCTCTCAAGAGCGCTAGTATCAGCAGCCTCATGAGCATTGTCAGATCAAGGTCCTGCCCAGACACCGCAGGCGTGCCGCCACCACCTGATGACTCCACAACCCCGGTAGATCCAGACGAGGATGAATTCAACAAGGAAGTTCTAGATGTCTTCATAAACGATGAGGTGTACTATCCATTCGTAGACATGGCACccagaagatttttttttgggggggggggggtacagGCATGACGACCTGCGAACAGCGctgtctctctctcctctcgatCGACTCTACACCAAGTAACAAGTGTACAGTCACACGACCAAATTCTTTCTGTACATGGCATTCTCAAAGCGTGTCCCTTGAAGGCGTACCTGTGGTTTCTTGCTGCGGGTGATGGTGAATCCGATGTTGTTCACGGCGCTCGGGCTCTTCCACACGAGCCACAGAAGAGCTTACAACAGCGGCGACGTCAAGGTTACCTACACCCTGCCGTCCTGCACTGCTAGTTTGGAGTACTTCGGAGGCTTCTCGCTTTGCGTTGGCAATTTTATATGGAGTGTGTACAATCTTTTTGCTAATGGGCGCATGCCAACACACTCACCATAGCCTGATCACATTGCCCAGTACAGCCTCGTAGGGTACTTGGCCAGCAAGAGGAAGCACAGGATCCTCACGAGCATCACGGCCTTCCTGGGCTGCGAGGAGCCGAGGACTACCTCGACCCGCTCTGGAGTATGAAGCCGTTCACGTGGACCCTTTTCATCACATGGCTTGTCAGTCGCTTCATTGAAATTTGGAAGCGCGACCACGGAACGGAAGCAGCCACCAACAACAGGGCGGCGGCCTTCAAGTTCAACGACAACCGAGGCCTGGACCATCAACAAGCTGCGGTGTGGTGGCAGCAAGATCCTACGGGAGAGCCTGCGGAGGCCGTTCGACGAGAGCGTCCTCCTCTGGCACCTCgtgtaacaatccaaaaatttggattcaaataAAGAAATTTCCTTACAcgtggaccccacctgtcatacACCCACCTCCCTTCTCCCTGTGCTGCACGTCGCAGTAATGGCGCCGAGCTCTCCCGAAGCTCCCCACCGCTGTGCTTGCCGTCGTGGAGGCCGATCCCGGTTTCCCGGCCGTCGGTGGCGTCGCCAAGTCGACCACGCCCCTctcccgagctcgccacctgcctcGCTCCCTCCTGCGCCTCGCCTggctctccttctccttcctctgctcGCCATGGATGGCGTCTGAGCAACTCGCGTTCATCGATCGaatccgcgagctccgctccaCGGATTTCAAATCCACCGTAACCGAAGCTCGACAACCTTCCTAGCTTCCTTTCCAACCCCGCCAAACCTAGCCCCGAGCCCCATCTCGTCGGAAATCAGTAAATCCCCGGCCGCCCGCCATTGAAACCTCTCGGAGCTCTGGTCGCCGTTGAACTCCCACCTCCGGCCGTCATTTTCTTCGTCTAGTAGCTCAAATCGAACCTAGGTGAGGTGCTCCTACTCGTGCGCCTCTTTCCCCTTCGATTCGTGCATCACCGACGCCGGAAcgcggccatgccgccgccggccgacccgcctgccgccgccgcacggcgcGGGCTGCGCTCACGCCGCCCCACGCCCCGCATGCGCGCGCACCGAGGCCGCCCAACCCCACTGAAGCTcacccgcgccgctccgccgccgctagggcaccgccgccgccgggacaagctcgccgccgcctcccctaccatgcgcccgccgccgctcccttgctctgctgctgccgctgtcgCAGGCCGCCCCAAGTCCCTGCGCGCGCATCCGCCGCCCGCAGCCGCCCTCAGCGCCGTGCCCTAACCCGCTGCACCAGCCACCGCCCGCTCCGCcctaggcgccgccgccgctcccctgctctgcgCTACTGCCGTCGCGGGCCCTTGCCGCTGTCTAGAGCCGCGCAAACGCGCGGGCCCCACCACCGGGCCGCtgcagctgcgccgccgcgcgagccgccgccggccgccgccgctgcgggccGCTCACCCCAGCGcttgggcgccgccgcgcgccgcggcgtgcTTGGCTGGGCGGGGGAGAAACCCctcccactgaccagtggggcccgctggtcagTGGGGTAAAGGGGggagttttatttgttttgttaatttatttcggctgtagattgtaaattccatataaattcaaggaaaaatacaaaaaatatgaaataaattttgttaggtttattAGAATAAGATCtatggaggaaaaatatccacagtggcaaaatgacctttttaccCCCCGCAAGAATTtagattgtgtttagtcttgcttaattagtttctatagCTTTGTTAAtctaaaattatgaaatttttgcagtaaCTTACTTTAAACATGAGTGttccaccataaaattttcatactcatagGACCTAGTTTAGTATGTGAATATAATATGTAACCAAACTGAATTATGTGTATaggtataataatatttattttacatgtagatttttatacaaattataagaggcaaataataatgtctttgctagtcatattttattttataataaatcaTGCTCTAATTGATAATTTGGCTTATAATTGTTACTAACACTTAGggttaaagttaattatcacCATACCTGCGTCATTCTATGtaaattgttaatttgtttaatgtttatctTCTAGGGGCAAAGTCATGTTGGCGTTTACTCATTATCTCATATGCATGGCATTTACGCATTGTCTTATGtgcatacatatagaatccgcgaccgaggaagtcgtgtacgaggtgatcgcggagccgcaggagcagacggagcAAGCCCCGCAGGCgtttcgtgacgacccggcccaaggctcAGTGGAccctagctctgagcagcagcctgcaggcaagccccggtgcacatcctataaTTTCAATTTATGACATctatatatgtttctattatttgtgcattaggtttaggaattatttggaactctagttgcatgatccctaggttccctgtagttctactagtatgtataggacgatagaaatgctatgcttaataagatctcggtagaagtcgagtgatttctggtcactcgcgagatataggatgtatcGTTGttttgagtatatggaataaTGGAATAGGTTGGAGAAAGAACTTAAAATGGAGACTGGGCGGGGAAAGGCTAGCCCGTCTGTGTcaattaaggaccgttcgttgtctggccctgtgatcgagtttgaattgtactaactgcatgccaggagtaggaggtagtcgaaaccggtaagccgagtactgccttgcttcgaaagtacaggaacccgcacccaactcctggggcgagtcgagtagtcgcggagaattgggatgcatatgtttacttttggtggtctcacgttgagctcggctgaccatatgtcgttgggctggttcctgtagttcgaggcggggaggggaatggttggtatgtatagtccgacggggcaaatacgtgccgtgttggttaggtccaccttgcaaggttaaatcggatcgattcgccgacagtcgctctcggataagAGCACCTTTATCACAGCACTGCATCGTAGTAAAGATATGGAAGAGAATAAGATGATCAGTATAGTTGtacctaatcaattgtttttccacactgatTGGTATAGAAATGCAAACCGTAGAAAATAGgtaaccattctaaatcttgagctaaaatattgaaagtcaGGGCTCACTCTTAAATGCTTTCCGCAAAACAACCCACAGccagaaagccgtgcatgtctagatagtgggctatgtatacccatagtcgggtaagtcttgcggagtattagtatactcagggttgtggctcaaactatttcaggtcaggatgagatagacttctgcccttgttgtgcTAAATTCATCCAGCTtggcgcggatggttgggaggtgACCGGACCAGATGTTTAGTCCTTACTAGTTACAaaatcacacacccgtgggctgagtgtgtgattcgatACTGCGCTTCTTGTGTTATAGACGTAAGGTTTCCTATATCGGGCTTTGTTTAAAATAAAGTTGCCCTTGTATATTGTTTATGTAATTAAACCAGGGTTGTAGAACTTAATGTACTCTACTCGGTATTGTAATCGTATTTCTATGTACTCGTCATGTTTGTActgcctgcgctcaccttcgcgtgggactactgatgtttgtttcgatcggaatgtcggtttcgaaaggactgtcaaattaaaccgttaaaCCAAATGTGACTGATGTATTCAAATAATGGCCATTtagcttaatttgagttttaatttggcggttctgtcacacctCGCCACGGAGTTCTGCTACTTCGACCGCGTCGACGAAaccaccggcggcgacgacagCAGAGACGACAACGCCGGCGACAACGACAGCAGTGACGACAGACACCGACACCCTCGCCCACGCCATAATGAGCGACTGCAAGTACAACAGGGTGATCTCCAACTACATCGTCAACCCGGAGATGCTCATGACCGGCGCCATACCTAGCCTGTTCAGAAACGCATACAAGAGGCTCAATGGCATGCTGCTGGTTGATGGAGAGGAGAGAACTGCAGCGCCCCAAGAGGACCTGGACGACCACCGCAGCAGGGTGGATGATGGAGAACCTACGCaggaggggacggcggcgcacggggaggCGGCCGAGCTCGCCAAGAAGATAATCCAGAAGCTCAAGGGCGGTGCCAAAGGCAGAGGCGTCGTTGAAGATGCTTGGGCGCTCTCCGAGGAGCTCGTGAAGCTGCGCAAAGATGATGACGGCAGTGTCAGTGACAGGATGTGGACGGTGCTATTCGTCGTGTGGGTGGAGATGCTCTGTTTCTCCGCCAGCAGGTGCAGAGGGTACCCGCACGCCAAGAGCCTGGGAAAGGGCGGAGACGCCGGAGAGTACCTCTCCTACATCTGGTTGCTCCTGTGGTGCATGGGGATGGAAACCTTGGCAGACAAGATGCAGAGGGCGCCGGAGATGTCAGAGCAAGAAGACGGCAGTGCTGGTGGTGGAGGCGCTGAGATCGCTGACACTACATCCACCACGCCAGCAGAGACCATCATCGGTGACGAGAATGAGAGATGATGGAGCTGCTAGCACTACATCGCCAACAATCGTCATCGGTGACGAAAAGAGAGATGAGGACGGTGGCTCTCACGGCGCAACATCAGCTGCAACAGCCACCCCCCATCATCGGTGATGAGAATGTTTGAAAGAAGTACGGTTTGCCTAGTTCTGAGTATCGTTAGCTCGAGTTGCGTCCTAGTATGTATCTGCACAACAATTGTTTCGATTTGTTCGTTGGAAACTAGCAATTGTGTCAGTCCTCCTTGAGCAGTCACTTCTGCTCTACAAGGGAACCTGACTAAGAATTCAGGCTGAGCGGGCGGCTGAATCTCCAATgctataacatgaacaccactgCTGTCGTGCTCCCGAAGAGGGACAATGAGTCGTGGACGAGGCCACGAGGGAGAACATTGACCTGTTTGATTGGTGCATCCCTGACGAGCTGATGGCAAAGTTCCCCGAGATCGAGCAGGCATGTTCGCATATTTTTTGGTTTGTCCTGATCAGTTGGTAGCTGAAACGCCAGCGTTTCTTCCTGACATGCCAATTTTGACTGCAAAACCAACCCAGGTCAGGCTTTTTCAAGTATGAGTTAGTGACTCATCCGACGAGCTTTTACAAGTCCGTGGAGGATTTTTGGGACGGCGAAGTCTGAAGTGACCTATGTGTTCCGCTGGTGCTTCAAATGCTAGAGCATTCTTCCTTCCATAAACAAAGTCCACTCATGTTGGTTGGAGTGCTTTGCATAATCACCAGATGAATCATTCGTCCTTATTTTATATATAATCAGGATCATTCATCTTTGTCACCTCCTCGATGGAGTGCTGACGAGAACGAAAAGTATGTAGACTTTTGTTTCCATCAGCTTTTTTTAATCCCAGTTGCATTAAAAGAAATCTTATCATTTagaagtatcaaataaaatctatttataaaacttttttgacagatgggtgctaatttgcgagacgaatctaatgagcctaattaatccatatttTACtatagtggtgctacagtaatcattcgctAGTTATTGAGTAGTATacctcattatattcgtctcgcagtttagctccAGAGTTCCGAGTTTTATAAtcagactttatttaatattaataaatatcaagattctctttgatgtgatatAGTTTAAAGTTTAGTCCATGCGTTTCCATGTTATGGACCCAACTACCCATGTCAATTTCTGCCTCAAAGATCACTCTGTGAAGTACGCAATGGCTTGTCCTGGGGCTCCCAAGAACTCGGGAATTTAACCTTTTTAATATTAATTAAACAACCTGTCGGAGAATAAatttataaaataaaattttggtcACACAGAGGTTATTTTAAAACGAATTGGATCCATCCTTTGTATTTTGTATTTATATTAAAAAATGTATTTCCTCCGTCCACAAAAGAATGTAATTATGGGATT containing:
- the LOC120665275 gene encoding uncharacterized protein LOC120665275, which encodes MSDCKYNRVISNYIVNPEMLMTGAIPSLFRNAYKRLNGMLLVDGEERTAAPQEDLDDHRSRVDDGEPTQEGTAAHGEAAELAKKIIQKLKGGAKGRGVVEDAWALSEELVKLRKDDDGSVSDRMWTVLFVVWVEMLCFSASRCRGYPHAKSLGKGGDAGEYLSYIWLLLWCMGMETLADKMQRAPEMSEQEDGSAGGGGAEIADTTSTTPAETIIGDENER